From the Bacteroidia bacterium genome, one window contains:
- the lpdA gene encoding dihydrolipoyl dehydrogenase translates to MAQSFDVVVIGGGPGGYVAAIRAAQLGFSTACVEAKHLGGICLNWGCIPTKSLLRNAEIWETLQHAGDYGISFDNLSYDFSKIIARSRGIADKMSKGVAFLFKKYNVTHIPAWGKLLGGTNVGTFDKDGNKLDELHAKHVILATGARPRSIPGIDIDRKKVISYFEAMALETRPEKLIVLGAGAIGVEFAYFYNALGTQVTIVEMMDHILPIEDEEVSKELERNFRKKKIGLKTKSRVEGIATDGDGVKVSVATDKGTEVLEGDVALMAVGVQGNVEGVGLEEAGVQLDRGYIKVDEYYRTTVPGVYAIGDVVGPPWLAHVASAEGITCVEALAGHHPQPINYANIPGCTYCQPQVASVGLTEKKARELGHELKIGKFPFSASGKAVAAGHAEGFVKLIFDAQYGELLGAHIIGAEATELIAEAALGRTFETTELELIKTVHAHPTMSEALMEAAAVAFGESVNF, encoded by the coding sequence ATGGCACAATCTTTTGATGTGGTAGTTATCGGCGGGGGACCCGGAGGATATGTTGCGGCGATACGCGCGGCGCAGCTCGGATTTTCTACAGCCTGCGTGGAGGCAAAGCATCTCGGCGGCATCTGCCTGAATTGGGGCTGCATCCCGACGAAATCCCTGCTTCGAAATGCCGAGATCTGGGAAACGCTGCAACATGCCGGCGATTACGGCATCAGTTTCGACAACCTGTCCTACGATTTTTCGAAAATCATTGCGCGTAGCCGCGGCATCGCCGACAAGATGTCCAAAGGTGTCGCTTTCCTTTTCAAGAAATACAATGTGACGCACATCCCCGCCTGGGGAAAACTGCTCGGGGGCACCAACGTCGGCACCTTTGACAAGGACGGGAACAAACTCGACGAGCTGCATGCCAAACATGTCATTCTGGCCACCGGTGCGCGCCCCCGCAGTATTCCCGGCATCGACATCGACCGGAAAAAGGTGATTTCCTACTTCGAGGCGATGGCGCTGGAGACACGCCCGGAAAAGCTCATCGTCCTCGGTGCGGGTGCCATCGGCGTGGAATTCGCGTACTTCTACAATGCCCTCGGTACGCAGGTGACCATCGTGGAAATGATGGACCATATCCTCCCGATAGAAGATGAAGAAGTATCGAAAGAACTGGAGCGAAACTTCCGGAAGAAAAAAATCGGCCTGAAAACCAAATCGCGCGTCGAAGGAATCGCCACGGATGGCGATGGTGTGAAAGTGAGCGTCGCGACGGACAAGGGCACGGAAGTGCTGGAAGGCGACGTGGCCCTCATGGCTGTTGGTGTGCAGGGAAATGTGGAAGGCGTCGGGCTCGAGGAGGCCGGTGTGCAGCTCGATCGCGGGTACATCAAGGTGGACGAGTATTACCGGACCACTGTGCCGGGCGTGTATGCCATCGGCGACGTTGTGGGACCGCCCTGGCTCGCCCATGTCGCATCCGCCGAGGGTATCACATGCGTGGAGGCGCTTGCGGGACATCATCCCCAGCCCATCAACTACGCAAACATCCCCGGTTGCACCTATTGTCAGCCCCAGGTGGCAAGTGTCGGTCTGACAGAGAAGAAGGCACGCGAACTCGGCCATGAACTGAAGATCGGGAAGTTCCCCTTCAGTGCTTCCGGCAAGGCGGTGGCGGCCGGACACGCGGAAGGCTTCGTGAAGCTGATTTTCGACGCACAGTACGGCGAGTTGCTCGGTGCGCATATCATCGGCGCGGAGGCGACGGAACTCATCGCCGAAGCCGCCCTGGGCCGCACCTTCGAAACCACCGAACTCGAACTGATCAAAACCGTCCATGCCCATCCGACCATGTCCGAGGCATTGATGGAAGCCGCCGCCGTGGCGTTTGGTGAGTCGGTCAATTTCTGA
- a CDS encoding PAS domain S-box protein: MEYINPDILVIDDNPDNLAIFRAVVADILPNATVEGVLSGKEGIETARRTRPDVIFLDIVMPEMDGFAVCRALKNEEGLRHIPVVFLTALKTERDLRIAAVEAGAEGFLSKPLDETELLVQIRAMSKIKSLHDMQHQERLLLVDEKERLAELVAIRTRELVSELNDHQETLTRLREANTQLHESRNAALNLLENLQREVEARRLTEANLTMAQRVANVGSWTWYMKTDRLEWSEQMYAIFDIDREKFTGNLEDVLLRAIHPEDAERVRASNRLVTEQQTPTPIEYRIVRPNGSIRTVWAEAGELVLDADGHPFSLSGIVQDITVRKQTEEHLREREERWRTIIKASPDGIVVSSVDGRIEEVSDMAISMFGYSTAEHIVGRHLLEFVDPIHHDRAMKGLERLFHTASTVEEELCVLRRDGTQFFIEIKGEILKDSDGRPARIILIERDITQRKRAEEALRASEALHRGLLLAIPDVVLRFDSEGRVLFASENSPELFGLSAARLTGTVLPEVALPEQQREFWSSALQHVLASRQILETEHEIQHAEGRTCLNVRLIPELDGAASITSVLVLCRDITRQKKIEQDYQVLFHEMLEGFAVHEILCDEDGQPVDYRFIAVNPAFERMTGLRATDILNRTYREILPTERSPWLPVYGKVALTGEAAHFEEWSNSLQKHFEITAFRPAPRQFACIFSDVTEHRKAEAALRESYNMLDKLTAQVPGVVYQYRLYPDGRSAFPFSSPGMYDIYECTPDEVREDATPVFGRLHPDDYDGIVEAIQHSARTLELFQYEFRVILPVQGLRWRMCEAKPERTDDGGTLWYGIISDITERKEAEEKLRASERRFHTFLDSTTDMVYLEDDNGTKLFGNTALLRWLDLTGEEFLGTQRAVPMVEHSGPGNGQRSETCTHADGVTINETPLNDSVFETLTFPVDLGDGHVGRGAYIRDVTERKRANEAVRESEERLRAITESAQDAIVMMDAAARITYWNPAATVIFGYSADEVLGLSPHVFLAPDEYTGTANEAWARFVRTGEGKLIGRTVELQGRRKDGIVISIALSLSAANIRDEWHSVAIIRDITDWKLAELTLRESESRFRTMMEQSPIAYQSLDEEGRFIDVNDELCEFLGYTRAELLGTPFVRVVPLELRDQFSASFARFLTDDSILDEMRLVRKDGEIYDVILQGRVQRTPNGRFLRTHCVLFNITERKQAERALQESETLYRSLFDEHSAIKLLIDPASGAIVDANHAAASFYGWPRDVLKSMNISQINTLPTNQLFREMDKTVQNRQGYYEFLHRCSDGAIRNVEVFAGTVSIKGRAFIHSVIHDVTEKKEAERRIRLLGRSVEQSPVGIMITDPNGSIEYVNPEFTAITGYDQDEVLGHNARLLKSGEHGAEFYSTLWKTILAGGDWSGEFHNRRKTGELYWERAIISPVMSDEDRISHFVAIKQDTTKERQLLADLVIAKEKAEESDRLKSTFLANMSHEVRTPMNTIIGFCELLIDPNLEAEEREQYTAVIRQRSYDLLYIINDILDISLIEAGEMRLVEETAHISAILEDLHLTFRHVHQENPANPVTLAVINQLGALDDAVLIDARRLKQILSNLLSNAFKFTHEGTVTFGCRGIKDERLLFFVEDTGIGIPEHAYQFIFDRFRQVDDSSTRPYGGTGLGLSITRGFVHLMGGEIWVESEPGKGSTFYVSLPLKHAVT, from the coding sequence ATGGAATACATCAATCCTGACATTCTGGTAATTGACGACAATCCCGACAATCTTGCCATCTTCCGTGCGGTTGTTGCGGATATTCTTCCAAATGCGACGGTGGAAGGTGTGCTCAGTGGGAAAGAAGGAATCGAGACCGCACGTCGTACGCGACCCGATGTCATTTTTCTCGATATCGTCATGCCGGAGATGGATGGCTTCGCCGTCTGCCGGGCGCTGAAGAACGAGGAAGGATTACGTCACATACCCGTCGTGTTCCTGACCGCGCTCAAGACGGAACGTGATTTGCGCATAGCGGCGGTGGAAGCGGGTGCCGAGGGTTTTCTCTCCAAGCCCCTGGACGAGACAGAGTTGCTCGTGCAGATCCGTGCCATGAGCAAAATTAAATCCTTGCATGACATGCAGCATCAGGAACGCCTATTACTCGTTGACGAGAAGGAGCGCCTGGCCGAACTTGTTGCGATCCGTACCCGCGAACTTGTCTCTGAGCTCAATGATCATCAGGAGACACTGACCCGACTCCGCGAGGCGAACACGCAACTCCACGAAAGTCGCAACGCCGCGCTCAATCTGCTCGAAAATCTGCAACGCGAAGTGGAGGCACGCAGGCTGACGGAGGCAAATCTGACCATGGCCCAGCGGGTGGCGAATGTCGGGAGCTGGACGTGGTATATGAAGACGGACCGCCTCGAGTGGTCGGAACAGATGTACGCGATATTCGATATTGACCGGGAGAAATTCACCGGCAATCTGGAGGACGTCCTTCTCCGAGCCATTCATCCGGAGGATGCAGAACGTGTACGCGCGTCGAATCGATTGGTGACGGAGCAGCAGACCCCCACTCCGATAGAGTATCGTATCGTACGTCCCAATGGTTCGATCCGCACCGTCTGGGCCGAAGCGGGAGAGTTGGTGCTGGATGCTGATGGACATCCATTCTCGCTGAGTGGCATCGTGCAGGACATCACGGTACGCAAGCAGACGGAAGAGCATCTCCGTGAGCGCGAAGAGCGCTGGCGGACTATCATCAAGGCTTCGCCCGACGGAATCGTGGTTTCTTCGGTCGACGGGCGCATTGAAGAGGTTTCCGATATGGCGATCTCGATGTTCGGTTATTCCACCGCCGAACACATCGTCGGTCGGCATCTGTTGGAGTTTGTCGATCCAATACACCACGATCGCGCCATGAAAGGTCTGGAAAGATTGTTCCACACCGCTTCGACCGTCGAAGAAGAACTTTGTGTGCTGCGGCGGGACGGGACACAATTTTTCATAGAGATCAAGGGTGAGATTCTCAAGGATTCCGACGGAAGGCCCGCAAGAATTATCCTTATCGAACGCGACATTACGCAGCGCAAGAGGGCCGAGGAGGCATTGCGCGCAAGCGAGGCTCTGCATCGTGGTCTTCTTCTCGCCATTCCGGACGTGGTGCTGCGTTTCGACAGCGAGGGACGCGTACTTTTTGCGTCTGAAAATTCTCCGGAGCTGTTCGGACTCTCCGCAGCGCGGCTCACCGGAACGGTGCTTCCCGAGGTTGCACTTCCCGAGCAACAACGGGAGTTCTGGTCCTCGGCGCTTCAACACGTGCTGGCATCGCGGCAGATACTCGAGACGGAGCATGAAATTCAGCACGCAGAGGGGCGCACCTGTCTCAACGTACGCCTGATCCCGGAATTGGATGGCGCGGCATCCATAACCTCCGTACTTGTGTTGTGCAGGGATATCACGCGCCAGAAGAAAATCGAACAGGATTATCAAGTCCTGTTTCATGAAATGCTCGAGGGGTTCGCGGTACACGAAATCCTCTGCGACGAAGACGGTCAACCGGTAGATTATCGTTTTATCGCTGTCAATCCCGCCTTCGAGCGCATGACGGGATTGCGCGCGACCGATATTCTGAATCGGACCTACAGGGAGATTCTTCCAACGGAGCGGAGTCCCTGGTTACCCGTGTATGGCAAGGTGGCGCTTACCGGTGAAGCGGCGCATTTCGAAGAGTGGTCGAACAGTCTTCAGAAGCATTTCGAGATCACCGCGTTCCGTCCCGCGCCCCGGCAGTTCGCCTGCATATTTTCCGACGTCACGGAGCATCGCAAGGCCGAAGCGGCACTGCGGGAAAGCTACAACATGCTGGATAAACTCACGGCGCAGGTACCGGGCGTCGTGTATCAGTATCGTTTGTATCCGGATGGCCGTTCGGCATTCCCGTTTTCCAGTCCCGGCATGTACGATATTTACGAATGCACTCCGGATGAGGTCCGGGAGGACGCGACGCCGGTGTTCGGACGATTGCACCCTGACGATTACGACGGCATTGTCGAGGCCATCCAGCATTCCGCACGCACACTCGAGCTTTTCCAATACGAATTTCGCGTTATACTTCCGGTGCAGGGGTTGCGTTGGCGTATGTGCGAAGCAAAGCCGGAACGCACCGACGACGGTGGAACGCTCTGGTACGGCATCATTTCGGATATCACCGAGCGAAAGGAAGCCGAGGAGAAACTCCGGGCTTCGGAGCGCCGTTTCCATACTTTTCTCGATTCGACAACGGACATGGTGTATCTGGAGGACGACAACGGAACCAAACTGTTCGGTAATACCGCCCTCCTGCGCTGGCTGGATTTGACCGGAGAGGAATTCCTCGGCACACAACGTGCGGTTCCGATGGTGGAGCACAGCGGTCCCGGCAATGGTCAGCGTTCTGAGACCTGCACGCACGCCGACGGAGTGACCATCAACGAGACACCTCTGAATGATTCTGTGTTCGAAACACTGACGTTCCCGGTGGATCTCGGCGACGGCCACGTTGGACGGGGAGCATATATTCGGGATGTCACCGAACGTAAACGGGCGAACGAAGCGGTTCGCGAGAGCGAAGAACGCCTTCGCGCCATAACGGAGTCGGCTCAGGACGCTATCGTGATGATGGACGCAGCTGCGCGCATCACGTATTGGAATCCCGCGGCGACAGTGATTTTCGGGTATTCTGCGGACGAGGTCCTCGGTTTGAGTCCCCATGTGTTTCTCGCTCCGGACGAGTATACAGGCACCGCCAACGAAGCATGGGCGCGTTTCGTACGTACCGGCGAAGGAAAACTCATCGGTAGAACCGTGGAGCTTCAGGGTCGCAGAAAGGATGGCATCGTCATTTCCATTGCGTTATCGCTCTCGGCCGCAAATATTCGAGACGAGTGGCATTCTGTGGCGATCATCCGTGACATCACCGACTGGAAACTTGCCGAACTGACTCTCCGCGAAAGCGAATCCCGCTTCCGTACCATGATGGAGCAGTCTCCCATCGCCTATCAATCGCTGGATGAAGAAGGACGCTTTATTGACGTCAATGACGAACTATGCGAGTTCCTGGGCTATACCCGCGCGGAATTGCTTGGCACACCCTTCGTGCGTGTAGTGCCTCTCGAGCTCCGCGATCAATTTTCAGCTTCCTTTGCCCGATTTCTCACGGATGATTCCATTCTCGACGAAATGCGTCTGGTCAGAAAGGATGGAGAAATCTACGATGTGATCCTGCAAGGCCGGGTACAGCGGACACCGAACGGACGTTTTTTGCGCACCCACTGCGTCCTGTTCAACATCACCGAGCGAAAGCAGGCGGAGCGCGCATTGCAGGAGAGCGAGACGCTCTATCGCTCGTTGTTTGATGAACACAGCGCCATCAAACTGCTCATTGATCCGGCTTCCGGTGCCATCGTTGATGCCAACCACGCAGCCGCATCGTTTTATGGCTGGCCAAGGGATGTGCTGAAGTCCATGAACATTTCGCAGATCAACACCTTACCCACCAACCAGCTCTTCCGGGAAATGGATAAGACGGTACAAAACCGACAGGGCTATTATGAGTTTCTGCACCGCTGTTCTGACGGGGCCATCCGTAACGTAGAGGTGTTCGCGGGAACCGTCAGCATCAAAGGACGAGCCTTCATCCATTCCGTTATTCACGATGTAACGGAGAAAAAGGAAGCGGAGAGGCGTATTCGTCTCCTCGGACGTTCGGTGGAGCAGAGTCCCGTCGGTATCATGATTACCGATCCCAATGGTAGTATCGAATATGTCAATCCCGAATTCACCGCCATCACCGGCTATGATCAGGATGAGGTTCTCGGGCATAATGCACGACTTCTGAAATCCGGGGAGCATGGTGCCGAATTTTATTCGACTCTATGGAAAACGATACTTGCCGGAGGGGATTGGTCCGGTGAATTTCATAATCGACGGAAAACAGGTGAACTCTATTGGGAGCGCGCTATCATCTCGCCGGTAATGTCCGACGAAGACCGCATTTCCCACTTCGTCGCCATTAAACAGGATACGACCAAGGAGCGGCAACTCCTGGCCGATCTCGTCATTGCCAAGGAAAAAGCCGAGGAAAGCGATCGCCTGAAATCCACCTTTCTTGCCAATATGAGTCACGAAGTGCGCACGCCCATGAACACGATTATCGGCTTCTGCGAATTGCTCATCGATCCAAACCTGGAAGCGGAGGAGCGTGAGCAATATACGGCAGTCATACGGCAGCGCTCGTACGATCTTCTCTACATCATCAACGACATTCTGGATATATCGCTGATTGAAGCAGGCGAAATGCGTCTTGTGGAGGAAACGGCGCACATCAGCGCGATTCTTGAGGATTTGCATCTCACTTTCCGGCATGTGCACCAGGAAAATCCCGCGAACCCCGTGACACTCGCGGTCATCAATCAGCTCGGAGCACTGGATGACGCAGTGCTCATCGATGCGCGGCGACTCAAGCAGATTCTGTCCAACCTGCTGTCCAACGCATTCAAGTTCACGCATGAAGGAACAGTCACCTTCGGCTGTCGCGGCATAAAAGACGAAAGATTGCTCTTTTTTGTTGAAGACACCGGCATCGGCATTCCGGAGCACGCGTACCAGTTCATTTTTGATCGCTTCCGGCAGGTTGATGATTCTTCGACGCGGCCCTACGGGGGCACGGGACTCGGACTCTCGATCACGCGCGGTTTCGTCCACCTCATGGGTGGAGAAATATGGGTCGAGTCGGAACCCGGGAAGGGGAGCACCTTCTATGTCTCGCTGCCGCTGAAGCATGCGGTAACATAG
- a CDS encoding response regulator: protein MRDIRIGAQLSAAFALVLFFVVVLGVLAWYHTDVVWRSLDGLYRHPFVVREAIGDLRSDILIIHRNMKDLLLTEDPARQDVLLRGIGLAEIDAEQQFDILFDRYLGHRSDIDSVRIAFELWKGIRQQTVRLLHAGRRDEAVQRTMADGVGGAHAEHMYRLLRTIQGTAQSKADYFRQRSNEQKRALTQRLVGVVLLILFLSGFLGLLLFRAIRQPVSELTTAAARFTNGDYDVRSSVKGRNELGCLSAAFNGLAEKIQREIRLRDTVQHIKHALVEEHTLHTASKTLLRSILTRTSAKSGAVYLYQEANDNYTLFESIGMPSDTPVSFSALQREDVFGLTMETKEITRISNITDDAMFLLKTPEGRLRPKEILSIPIIFDGRTHAIIAITSPTGFSDQDLGVFDQLSLFLGTYFSNIQTAERIEAYASTLEKQNQELEAQTRELCRQAEELGEQNVELALQKQELSKASAMKSTFLSNMSHELRTPLNSVIALSGVLQRRLRDSISEQECSYIEIIERNGKHLLSLINNILDLSRIEAGREVIENSDTNIAHLVRDVSDMLLPQAEAKNLRLECSVQQDLPTVVTDAAKCRQILINLVGNAIKFTDAGSVRVSACVREETMRILVSDTGIGIAPQQLEYIFDEFRQADEGVARKHDGTGLGLAISRRYATLMHASIEVESVLGQGSSFTLVLPLRSEVSADRYGTQSSTVNTVFEYASHSGAHILIVEDNEAAQLQLREILEPQGYRISTAGNGAEALRQVREIMPDGIILDLMMPEIDGFELLRLLREGAYGGTIPVLILTAKQVTREELASLKGNNIHQFIQKGDISKRELLAAVAGLVRGSESVIPAVPDDRTEPQHLSPLPTVLVIEDNSDSMVTIEALLHGVCEVKQAGDGFTGIEMAVRLKPEIILLDISLPELDGFQVLDAIRKQTHLRDTPVVAITALGTIDDQHQIIRRGFTACVEKPVDGANLIRTIMGLIHGIHQS from the coding sequence ATGCGCGACATACGAATCGGGGCGCAGCTTTCTGCCGCCTTCGCCCTGGTCCTTTTCTTCGTCGTCGTACTCGGCGTTCTCGCATGGTATCATACCGACGTGGTCTGGCGCTCCCTCGATGGTCTCTACCGGCACCCCTTCGTGGTACGCGAGGCGATCGGAGATCTGAGAAGTGACATACTGATCATTCATCGGAATATGAAGGACCTTCTTCTCACGGAGGATCCGGCGCGGCAGGACGTGCTTTTGCGGGGCATTGGCCTCGCGGAAATCGACGCAGAGCAGCAATTCGACATCCTGTTTGACCGGTATCTCGGGCACCGCTCCGACATCGACAGTGTCCGCATTGCTTTCGAACTATGGAAGGGGATACGGCAGCAGACTGTCAGATTGCTGCACGCAGGTCGTCGTGATGAAGCAGTGCAACGCACAATGGCAGACGGCGTGGGGGGAGCGCATGCGGAGCATATGTACAGGCTGCTGCGCACGATACAGGGCACGGCTCAGAGCAAGGCGGATTATTTTCGTCAGCGGAGTAATGAGCAGAAGCGCGCACTGACACAGAGACTTGTCGGCGTAGTCTTGTTGATTCTCTTCCTGTCCGGTTTCCTGGGGTTGCTGCTATTCCGCGCCATACGGCAGCCCGTGTCCGAACTCACCACGGCTGCCGCGCGCTTTACGAACGGCGACTACGACGTCCGAAGCAGCGTGAAAGGCCGCAATGAATTGGGTTGTCTTTCAGCGGCGTTCAACGGTCTTGCAGAGAAGATTCAGCGTGAGATCCGCCTCCGTGATACGGTGCAGCATATCAAGCATGCACTCGTCGAGGAGCATACGTTGCATACGGCAAGCAAGACCTTACTGAGATCCATACTCACACGGACAAGCGCGAAGTCGGGCGCAGTGTATCTGTATCAAGAGGCAAACGACAATTACACTCTGTTCGAATCCATCGGGATGCCTTCCGACACACCGGTCTCATTTTCCGCGCTTCAGAGGGAAGATGTGTTCGGCCTGACGATGGAAACGAAGGAAATCACCCGCATTTCGAATATCACTGATGACGCGATGTTTCTGCTTAAAACTCCGGAGGGAAGGCTGCGTCCGAAGGAGATACTGTCCATCCCGATCATCTTTGATGGACGGACGCACGCAATTATTGCAATCACCTCTCCCACGGGTTTCTCCGATCAGGATCTCGGTGTGTTCGATCAGCTCTCCCTCTTTCTCGGCACGTATTTCTCGAATATTCAGACGGCGGAACGTATCGAAGCATACGCCTCCACGCTGGAGAAACAAAATCAGGAACTGGAGGCGCAAACGCGGGAGCTGTGCCGGCAGGCGGAGGAACTCGGCGAGCAGAATGTGGAGCTGGCGCTGCAGAAGCAGGAGTTGAGCAAGGCCAGCGCAATGAAAAGCACCTTCCTGTCCAACATGAGCCACGAGTTGCGTACCCCGCTGAACTCCGTTATCGCGCTTTCAGGTGTTCTCCAGCGGAGACTGCGTGACAGTATCTCCGAACAGGAATGCAGCTACATCGAAATCATTGAGCGGAATGGCAAACATCTCCTGTCCCTGATAAACAACATTCTCGATCTTTCCCGAATAGAAGCCGGACGTGAAGTAATCGAGAATTCCGATACCAACATTGCACATCTCGTCCGGGATGTGAGCGACATGCTGCTTCCACAGGCGGAAGCGAAAAATCTCCGTCTGGAATGCTCCGTGCAGCAGGACCTTCCGACCGTCGTAACGGATGCCGCAAAATGCCGTCAGATTCTCATCAATCTGGTCGGCAATGCGATCAAATTTACCGATGCAGGAAGTGTGCGTGTTTCGGCCTGTGTGCGGGAAGAGACGATGCGCATTTTGGTATCGGATACCGGAATCGGAATAGCACCGCAGCAGCTCGAATACATTTTTGACGAGTTCCGGCAGGCGGACGAAGGTGTCGCACGCAAGCATGATGGGACAGGTCTCGGTCTGGCAATCTCGCGTCGCTACGCAACGCTGATGCATGCCTCGATCGAGGTCGAAAGCGTACTCGGCCAGGGATCTTCATTCACGCTTGTGCTGCCCCTGCGGTCCGAGGTTTCGGCCGACCGCTACGGCACGCAGAGCAGTACCGTGAACACGGTTTTCGAGTATGCCTCGCACTCCGGAGCGCATATACTCATCGTGGAAGACAATGAAGCCGCTCAGCTGCAGCTTCGGGAGATTCTGGAACCGCAAGGATATCGGATCTCCACTGCAGGCAATGGAGCAGAAGCTCTGCGGCAGGTCCGGGAGATTATGCCTGACGGCATCATTCTCGATCTGATGATGCCGGAGATTGACGGCTTCGAGCTTCTGCGCCTCTTGCGTGAAGGAGCATATGGAGGTACCATACCCGTGCTCATTCTTACCGCCAAGCAGGTGACACGGGAGGAACTTGCCAGTCTCAAGGGGAACAATATTCACCAGTTCATTCAGAAGGGTGATATCAGTAAGCGGGAACTCCTCGCGGCAGTCGCGGGACTGGTACGAGGATCAGAAAGTGTCATTCCCGCTGTCCCGGATGATCGGACGGAGCCGCAGCATCTCTCTCCGCTTCCAACGGTACTGGTCATCGAGGACAACTCAGATAGTATGGTGACCATTGAAGCGCTTCTCCACGGTGTATGCGAAGTCAAACAGGCGGGAGACGGTTTCACGGGCATCGAAATGGCCGTCAGGCTGAAGCCGGAAATCATACTGCTGGACATTTCTCTTCCGGAGCTCGATGGTTTTCAGGTGCTCGATGCCATCAGAAAGCAGACGCATCTGCGCGATACTCCGGTTGTCGCGATCACGGCGCTCGGGACGATTGACGATCAGCATCAGATCATCAGGCGTGGTTTTACCGCCTGTGTCGAAAAGCCGGTTGACGGAGCAAATCTCATTCGCACGATAATGGGCCTTATCCATGGAATACATCAATCCTGA
- a CDS encoding BtpA/SgcQ family protein, whose product MTHDLSALRLIGMIHLPALPGSPGFAGSREDVLAYALRDAEALADADFDALLLENFGDVPFAKTEVGPEVIAEMCVIAYQLQCQYGLPLGVQVLRNDARASLAIAAAVGAAFIRVNVHTGAMLTDQGIIEGRAHETLRYRQTIGAGDVAILADVHVKHAVPLAGEAFEDALADTVHRGLADAIIVSGKGTGRKTDAQRLRTAAAISPVPVYVGSGADADSLSDFFPAAHGVIVGSSIKQEGISSAPVDPEKALRFAEAFRAIPFTPPAIS is encoded by the coding sequence ATGACCCACGATCTCTCCGCTCTTCGCCTGATCGGTATGATACACCTGCCCGCGCTGCCAGGATCGCCCGGATTTGCCGGATCGCGTGAGGATGTTCTCGCTTATGCGCTCAGGGATGCGGAAGCTCTCGCCGATGCGGACTTCGATGCGCTGCTGCTGGAAAATTTCGGCGATGTTCCGTTCGCGAAAACGGAAGTCGGACCTGAGGTCATCGCGGAAATGTGCGTGATAGCTTACCAGTTGCAATGTCAGTATGGCCTCCCGCTCGGTGTTCAGGTGCTGCGCAACGATGCGCGGGCGTCGCTCGCTATCGCGGCCGCTGTCGGAGCGGCATTCATTCGCGTCAACGTGCATACCGGCGCGATGCTCACCGATCAGGGAATAATCGAAGGCCGGGCACATGAAACACTGCGCTACAGGCAGACGATTGGGGCCGGCGATGTCGCCATTCTGGCCGATGTGCATGTGAAGCACGCGGTACCGCTGGCCGGTGAGGCTTTCGAAGACGCGCTCGCGGATACCGTGCACCGCGGGCTTGCCGATGCAATCATTGTTTCGGGAAAAGGGACTGGACGGAAAACCGATGCGCAGCGCCTCCGAACCGCCGCCGCCATTTCCCCGGTACCGGTGTACGTCGGGAGCGGAGCGGATGCGGATTCGTTGAGTGACTTTTTTCCCGCAGCGCACGGCGTGATTGTCGGTAGTTCGATCAAACAAGAGGGAATAAGCAGCGCGCCGGTGGATCCCGAAAAGGCTCTGCGTTTCGCTGAGGCGTTCCGCGCTATCCCTTTCACGCCTCCCGCTATTTCGTGA